The DNA window AGCTAGAGATCAAGGTACATGTTCGACCAAAATCAATGATTTTGATCTAAACATGTactaattattgatttaaaatgaTTGGATTGATTCTGAACTCATAGGCTTCAAATTCTGGCTTCGTCTCTGCTGgtaaatatataatttctattacaatatgaatgtataaaaagttaaaacttaATTGTAATTTGATTATGCAGGAAGAAGGATGGGTGGTATGCAGGGCATTCAAGAAGCCAAGTCCAAACAAGCAACCAAATTTGGATGCATGGCAAAATGCTTATTATATTAGAGGAGCAAACACCACGAATTATAGACCTAATTCATCATTATCAGAAATCACAACTATTCCAATGCAACATCATCAACCTCTCAATAATATTAATGCAttcaaccaaacaacaaatttcCCTCAATTCACATTTAATccatctcatgatcatcatgATTATCAAAATATGATCATTAATAATTCATCAACCCAAAATTTCTTTGAGAATCAAGTACTAGTTCATGACCTCCCACAACTTGATAGCCCTACCATTTCAACAAGTTTTTGTACGAGAGATAATATAAGCCTTGGTGAACAGAGTTACACAGTCAATTACAACAATGAAGATGATCGTGGCGATGAAGAGAAGCATAATAATGGGATTAATAATAACCAATTTTATGGTGATTGGAAGAACTTTGACACATTGATTGAGCCACCTTCTCATATAAGCCATTTGCTTGAGTGCTTCCCAGATTTATAGTTTCCAAGAAGAAGAAAGTATATATTATGAAAATCTTATGATGaatattagattttttttttttggtttctagTAAAGAATTTCAAGGAAAAAAATGTGGAAGGAAAAAGGCTGCTGCAAGGCATATGTGGCCTTATTATTAGAATTCAATTGTTCATCTTTCATTTAACTTGTTTTATGATGTTAACTGTGAATTGATGTTATTATGTATATCTACTGATCAAAGAAGCTCTTTTTTTGGttagaataaattaaaatctttcTTCTTGAGtattattcttttaattagGGGTCTCTTTGTCAtacaaatatttgaatatgtacGTGTTTTCAAAGAAGGAACTGAATGTATGTAAAGATATATATCCACTGTATGAGTTATGATCAACTGGATTCAATGTATATGTTTTCAAACGGTATGTGCATACCAACTTTATAGGAATTAAGGATAtgtaaattgtatattttatgGGGAAATCAAcacctaaaaatatatattgcatatatGTTATACGTGTATGTCAGGTATTTGTAATCATTTCTATTGAGAGAGTGCTTATcttctataaatataaataaatgggAAAATTATGCAAAATAACAAACATTTAGCCTATATCGGGTACTAACGAcagtttaagaaaattgtaatttgtGGCTACAGTTTCTCTAATTCTTGCTATTCGCCTGATTTGTAATAATTCGAAATTCGTATAATGGTTCATGATcgtataaatccagaattttgTACATGCTTACCCtagctatttgtatacgatatataaataactcataataaGTTACCCTGTTTATATAttggcaagcgaaatatacaaacggagttctgaaaaatttctgaatgtacaaatacaaaatttgtacATACTTACCTTATTACTATATTCGCAAGCGAAATAAACAAATTGACAGAAATATAAAAACCAAGCCTCCATAGTAAAAGAAACTATAGTAGTTATGGAACACAATTATCGAAATTATAGTTATAGAGtcttattatgtctattatatttgttattccTGAAATTTTCTCATAATAATATCACTGTGTTTTGGgctaaaaaagaaagaaggcaTGGGCTACTTTGGCGA is part of the Solanum stenotomum isolate F172 chromosome 8, ASM1918654v1, whole genome shotgun sequence genome and encodes:
- the LOC125872658 gene encoding NAC domain-containing protein 30-like, with the translated sequence MEMDSCVPPGFRFHPTEEELVGYYLKRKINSLKIDLDVITDIDLYRIEPWDIQDRCKLGYEEQNEWYFFSHKDRKYPTGTRTNRATTAGFWKATGRDKAVLSKEKIIGMRKTLVFYKGRAPNGRKSDWIMHEYRLQSSEHAPPQEEGWVVCRAFKKPSPNKQPNLDAWQNAYYIRGANTTNYRPNSSLSEITTIPMQHHQPLNNINAFNQTTNFPQFTFNPSHDHHDYQNMIINNSSTQNFFENQVLVHDLPQLDSPTISTSFCTRDNISLGEQSYTVNYNNEDDRGDEEKHNNGINNNQFYGDWKNFDTLIEPPSHISHLLECFPDL